A single Arachidicoccus sp. BS20 DNA region contains:
- a CDS encoding LysM peptidoglycan-binding domain-containing protein, translating to MKKIILFISASFIIGIASAQSNFVVHTIKDGETLSQLAKQYGTTVGDIMRLNKMTTDSKLFVGEAVKIPTANALAETSHTVAKGETLYQIARANKVTVAQLRDWNNIPDNTIKVGQVLRLTPPAEGSPVATVERPSPVATQADNTLPAQNSSAQSADKVAETTVPAASDDKQRTGDSEAQSQPQTPIPTDTEEGVFSTAYLSHANGTELITKGTAGIFKTASGWQDKKYYILMNDVTPGTIVKIQANGKTAYAKVLWNLGNVKQNAGLTYRISDAAANVLSLSGDSFDIIVSYYKSN from the coding sequence ATGAAAAAAATCATTCTTTTTATAAGTGCATCTTTTATTATCGGTATTGCTTCGGCACAGTCAAATTTTGTGGTACATACTATAAAAGACGGCGAAACACTTTCACAACTTGCCAAGCAATACGGCACAACGGTGGGCGATATAATGCGGCTCAATAAAATGACGACAGACAGTAAATTGTTCGTAGGCGAAGCGGTTAAAATACCCACAGCAAATGCACTGGCAGAAACGTCTCATACAGTAGCAAAAGGCGAAACACTGTACCAAATTGCGCGGGCAAATAAAGTTACCGTTGCTCAATTGCGCGACTGGAATAATATTCCCGACAATACTATTAAAGTAGGGCAGGTTTTGCGCTTGACACCTCCGGCTGAAGGTAGTCCGGTTGCAACTGTAGAACGCCCCTCTCCTGTAGCAACACAGGCAGATAATACGCTTCCGGCACAAAATTCTTCTGCACAATCTGCTGATAAGGTAGCAGAAACTACAGTTCCGGCAGCAAGTGACGACAAGCAAAGAACGGGAGATTCGGAAGCGCAGTCGCAACCGCAAACACCTATACCAACAGATACTGAAGAAGGTGTGTTTTCGACTGCTTATCTAAGCCACGCAAACGGAACGGAATTAATTACAAAAGGAACAGCCGGCATTTTTAAAACCGCAAGCGGATGGCAAGATAAAAAATATTATATTCTGATGAATGATGTTACTCCCGGAACTATTGTAAAAATACAGGCGAACGGTAAAACAGCTTATGCAAAAGTGCTTTGGAACCTGGGTAATGTAAAGCAAAATGCAGGCTTGACATACCGCATCAGCGATGCCGCAGCGAACGTATTGAGTCTAAGCGGCGACAGCTTTGATATTATTGTTTCTTATTATAAATCCAATTGA